The genomic DNA CGCGCTCAGCGACCAGCTGCGCCGCAAGTTCGAGGTGGGGCCGTGGCCGCGCGGCGGCGACGGCAACACCCCCGGGGCCACCGGCGGCGGCGAGAACCAGACGGCTGGAGCCTCGTTCCGGATGATCGTCGAGGCGGGGGACTGGGACGGCGCCGTCGGCACGAACACACCGGGGCAGTCGGGCGACGTCGAGAGCGCGCACTACCGCGACCTGTTCGAGCTGTGGAAGGACGATCGGTACTTCCCGGTCAAGTACAGCCGGCAGGCGGTGGAGGGGGTGACGCGGGAGCGGGTGGTGCTGGTGCCGGGGTGGTGATGCCGGTGTCCTAAGGCGCGCGGGGACTTCTTCTCGAGACTCGCGCAGGTCGCGTTCTTGGCGACGCGTCTACTCACCGTCTCTCCAAGTTCCGACGGCGCAGGAGGCAGCGAAAGACATTCGAGAGACGCCTCCCTCAGACGATGCGCACGACGCGACTGGGGGAATGCCATGCATCTGTACGCACAGGTGACAGTCAACGCCGCGCCACGGCGCAAGCGGGAGCGATGGCGGCGTCGCCTTCTCGTGCCCTCGATCCTCTGCGCCGGTGCACTGTCGTCACCGCTCTCGGCGCAACACGCAGCGATCGTACGGGTGACGAGTTCGAACCTGCGCGCACGGCCATCGACCGAGGCGAGGATCGTGGGTCGCGTGGCGCGCGGGGACACGGTTCAGCAGCTTGTAGGCCGAGAGGATGGATGGTCGCGCGTCCGTGTCGGCGTGCAGGAGGGCTGGATGCGCACGTCATTCCTTGTGCGCATCGAACTGCTGCCGCCGCCACCACCGCGTGCCGACGCGTCCTCTCCTTGAGGGGCAGAGGTACCGGAAGCGGTCGAGCGGACTTCCATCGACACCGCAATGTCTGCGCCGAGTACCGAAACGAGCGACGTCGATCCACGCCTAGCCGGGCGAAGCCGTGCGCGTGCGAATGGGAAGTCCACGATCCCCGGGAGCCGCGATCCTTCTCGGCTCGGGATCATGGGCGGAGTGGCATCGGGTTCGTTCGATTCCAACGCCTTGATGGGCCCCGCACTCCGTGCATATGCGCGGATTCCGATGTACGACGCACCGCTGGCCATGCGCGCCGACCTGGAGGTAAGTCGAGTCAGCGCGCGTGACATGTCACCAGGAGACGAATTCACCATCACGGATCTCCGCGCCATGCTCGGCGCCGATTTCGGTGTCCCGGTGAGTCGATCTGTTGAGGTCTTCGTGACCGGCGGCCTCGGGCTTTCGCGAAATACTCAGCGACTTCGTCTCGACCTGGGCAGCATCGTCGATGCTCTCGACATTCAAGACGCCAGCTGGTCCTTGGCCCACGACATCGGATTCGGTGTGAAGCTCGGACGCATCCTGCTCATCGAGTCACACTTCCTCGCGAGCGACGGTGCGCCATATCGAGTCCTCGCGGGTATTCGCTTCTGACCTCTTCCTCATGTCCCAAGGAGAGCTTTCGATATGCGCAAGTCACGCCTGTCCATCGGAGCCGGGTACTTCCTCGCGGTCCTTGCCTCGAGTGGTTGCTACGCGGGGTTTGCATCAGGGGCCTCTGGCGTACCGGGATTCCTGTACGCCAACACGGTCACGCCCGAAGTGGGGACCTCTGTCACCTCGAACGTCGCAGGGACCAAGGTGGGGCAGGCCGAGTGCGTGAGCTATCTCGGACTCATTGCATCTGGCGACTGCTCCGTCGAGGCGGCTGCGGCGTCTGGCAAGATCACTCGCATCCACTCCGTCGCCCGAAAGGTCGAGAACGTCCTCGGCATCTTCGCAAAGGTGACGATCATCGTCACCGGAGAGTAGGCGCTTCGGATCACGTTGCCGACTACGTGGAGAGCCACGGAGACAGCGGCCAGAGGTGTCGTCCTTGACAGGTCGACCGAGGATGCCGTATCGTAGCGTCCGCTTGCCGTGGGTCGTGGCGACGTGGATTAGCAGGTGATCGTGCGCAGCGCGCCGCATCTCAGGACCGACGGTCGCTCCGGCATCATCGCGGAACACGAACGAGAGGGGGTAGGGATGGGGGTGGCATTCGGGAATGTGTGTGTTTGTGTCGTGCACGCGCGCAGATGTTCGGTATTTGCGGGTCAAGCCGTATCACGACGTCGGTGCATCGCCCTGCTCGCGGGCACCGTCGCCGTACTACAAGCCTCCTGTGGAGGCGGTGGCGGCAGCGACGGTCCATCCGCGCCACCCGTCAGCAACACGCCAGCGTCCGTCCGCCTCTCGCTGGCAGGGCCGGTCACCCTGACCTCGGGCTCGAGCAGCGTCGTGACTGCCCAGGTCTTCACGAGTGACGGGCGACAACTCACCAACGCCGCCGTCACGTGGGCGTCGACCGATGCCGCCATCGCCCGCGTGCAGGACGGGAACATCACCGCCCTGAAAGTGGGAACCGCGACGATCACCGCTACGGCTGGCTCGGTCGCGTCATCGGGCTTGGCGGTCACGGTCACGCCTGGGGCGCCCGCGCAGGTGGCGGTGACGATCCAGCCGGCCGGTGCTGCCGTCGCGCAAACGTTTGCGATACAACCCGTCGTGGAGATCCAGGACGGCAACGGCAACCTCGTGCCATCGTCCACTCTGCCAATCACGGTGACGCTCGCGTCTGGCGGTGGTGTGCTCTCCGGTACTACGACAGTCACTGCGGCCGCAGGTGTCGCGAAGTACACCGACCTGTCGCTCTCTGGGGCGGTTGGGCCGCGCACACTGAGCTTCGTGGCGACGGGGCTCTCGACGGGGACGTCGAGCAGCTTCGTGCTGGCGCCGGGGGCACCGGCGCAGCTCCTGATCACGCGCCAGCCGGTGGGCGGCGCTGTGTCGGCACCGTTGCTGACGCAGCCAGTGGTCGAGCTTCGCGACGTCGCCGGGAACCTCGCGACGACTGCGTCGACGCCCGTCACGGCAAGTGTGACGTTCGGCGGAGGGACGGTTGGCGGCACCTCGTCCGTCGTCCCTATCAGCGGCGTCGCTCGCTTCACCGATCTGTCGATCTCCGGTCCCGTGGGCGATCGCGAGCTGACCTTCTCCGTTGCTGGCGCGCCCGCGGTGACGTCGACGCGTTTCCCGCTCGCACTGATCGTGTACGGCCTCACGAACCAGAAGATCCAGATTGTCGATGTGGGCGCATCGATCACGCCGGTGTCGTCAGCGGGCACGCCACCGACCTTCGTGTCGCGTGCGGGGACGCTCGCCAGCGTCGACAACGCGGGGAAGATCACGGCGCGGCAGGATGGTGAGGCGTGGGTCGTCTCGTCGCTTCCTGGTGGTGGTGATTCCGTGCTCACCATCATTCCGCGCGCGGCGGGAGTGCCGCTCCTGCGGACGAATCTCACAGGGTATGCGGTGCAGCGTGGTAGCACGGTGACCGTGGATCTGGTGCTCGACCCGCGGTCAACTCCGGTCGGATCGGTGAGCCTCTTCGTGACGGCGGCATACGATACCACCGAATTCGCAGGGGTGATCGCGCTCGTTCCGTCACCGGGGGCGAACATATCCATAAATCAACCGACAACCCGGGTCGTTCGAGTGAGCATCGCATCGGCGACCGGGATCACGACGCCGATCACTTTTGCGCGCCTGCAATTCATCGCGGGGGCACCGGGTGATGTCCTGACCCTGAACCTCACTGCGATCGACGCGTACGCGCCCGACGGATCGGACCTTCGCTCCCGGATGACCTCCACCTACTATCCGTTGGTGCCAAGATGACTCTGACCCAGCGCTGCACCGCGCGAAGGCGGCTGTCGACGATGGCATGGATTGTCGCCGCTGCCGCCCTGGTCACGGCGTGCCGAGACTCGACGCCAGCGCTCCCGCGGACTCAGCTTCGCTCGCTAAGCGCGGTGCAAGCACGGCTGACCTTCTCGAACACGTCTCCCAAGAAAGGAGATGAGGTCGTGGCGTACATTGGCGTGCTGTCCGGCGTTGGCGTCCAGGCTGTCGGGAGCTTCACCGCCAGGATCGCGTACGATTCGACGCTACTTGCCTTCGTTGGCGAGGGTCCGCATCGCTCGGACGGAATGCGTGCCGTGAATCCGCTCCCCGGCGAGACCCGAGTGGCGGGGGTCTCCACGTCTGGATTCCACGAAGGGGAGCTCGCTGCGCTTCGATTCGTCGCGCGCCGTGGAGCGCTGGTCGGCCAGCCATCCCTCGTGATCGATGAACTGCATTCCGTCGATCGTGTCGATCTGCTGCCGAAGGTTTCGTCACGGCAGGTCGTTGCGCAGCCCGCAGGGCAATGAGCCATTCCCATGCTTGGCTCGCAACTCTCCTTGCGAGCGCGGTTGTGCTCTCGCCGGGGATCGCGTGTGGAGGGCGGGCGGTTCGCACTTCGGGAGGCGACCAGGGCGCGACGCGCGACAGCGTAACGGAAATCCGAAGCGATCTCCCCACCACGTCGTCCACAGCCCCCATCGGTGTCCCGCGCCTGATGCGAATGGAACCGGAATCCGCCCGGATTGGACCGGGCTCGCTCGTACAGGTGCGCATCACCGGGGCAAACTTCGAACCGGGACGCTCCGGCGACAATGTCGTCGAGCTTGGGCCGATCCGCTTGACGCAGGTACCGGCCAACGAGGCGGGAACCGCGCTGCAATTTGTCGTGCCCGACCGAGTACCGGACACAACCGAGGCCCCTCCACGTCGGCTCTTTCCGGGTGACTATCCCGTGACGATCACGACGCGAAAAGGGAAGAGTAACGCGCTGAAGTTCCGGGTGCTGCCATGACGCGATCCTTCGTACATCGTGGGTTCCTGCTGCTCTGGGCCACTGGGGTGACTGCCACGATTCTCCCGTCGAACGCTCTTGCGCAGCGCGGGGAGAGCGAAGCGGACGACGTGAAGGAGCGCGTCGCCGCGTTTCGCGAAGCGCGAGCTGATGCGTCTGGGCAAATTCCGCCGGGCGCCTGGGCGACGGCATGGAATGAATGGCAATCCCTGTCGCCGTGGAGCGCTAGCCTGGCCACCGATGCATCGTGGCGCCCCTTGGGTCCATTTGGAATGTTCGGCAACCAGATCAACTTTGGCGGCATCGGCCAGTTGGTCGCGGGACGAGTGACCTCCATCAGCGTTCACCCCACTGATCCGCAGACGCTCTACGTCGGCGCGGCGAGTGGAGGCGTCTGGAAGTCCACCACGGGTGGCGCGACATGGGCGCCGCTGACCGATTCACAGTGCTCGCCTGCAATCGGCGCTGTGGCGGTGGATCCGGTCAATCCTGCGTTGGTGTATGCGGGCACGGGTGAGATCAATACCTTCGAGTTTGCTGGATGCGGCGTGCTGAGTTCGACTGATGGAGGAGCTACCTGGTCGGCGCCGACGTCCAATCCCGTTGGCTCGTATCACGGCAAGATCCTTGTGGATCCGGCGACTGCGGGCACGAGCGGGCAGACGACGCTGGTGGCGGCGACTTCGGGTGGCCTGTATGTCTCCACGAACAGTGGCGCGACTTGGACGCGGAAGGTTACCGGCGTCGCGTGGAGCGCGGTTGCCCTGCCCGGACGGCCGGGAACCTACTTCGCGGCGGTGACCAGCCCCTCGAGAACCCCTGCGTCCACCGTCTGGCGTTCCACAGACGGAGGCGCGACGTGGGTGGCTCTTCCGACTCCGTTGTCCAGTATGTATCAGGTGGCCCGCGTGGAGCTGGCCACGACTTCTGCGTCCAACAGCACGGTCATTGCCTTCGCCGCAGATTACAGCACTCGCAAGTTCGCGGGCCTGTATCGCTGGAGTGAAGTGACCCAGCAGTGGACGCAGCTCCCCTCCTCGGGGCTGGTGACATCGGCGTCCAGTTACCCATTCACGATCGGCGAGCAGAGCGAATACAACCTTGTCGTTGCTGTCGACCCGCGGAACGCACAGCGAATCTGGGTGGCAGGTGTTGGTGCGTTCCTCTCCGAAGATGGCGGACTCACCTTCCGCAGCGTGGCCAAGACTGTCCACGTCGACTGGCATGCCATCGCCTTCAGCCCATCGGACCCCGATCACATGTACGCCGGGACCGATGGTGGGCTGTACGTGTCGTATGATGCCGGTCGCACCTGGCGGGCGCAGAATAACGGCTTGGCGATCGCACAGTTCTATCCCGGGATTTCGGTGCACCCTTCCGGGCAATGGATTTTCGGCGGGCTACAGGACAACCAGGCGGCGTACTTCAGCGGGTCGAAGGTCTGGAGCAACTTCGCCACGATGGGCGACGGAGGCTACACGGCGGTCAACTACCTCGACCCACGCATCGTGTACGTCACGCACGCATTCCTCAATTTCATCGAACGAAAAGGGTCAGGACTCGCGACAGAGTCGCGTTCGGCGGGGATCAGTTCGCTGGATCGGAGCGGGGCGAGGCGCCCGTTGGTGATGCATCCCCTCGTACCGACGACGCTCTACTTCGGCACACAACGGCTCTATCGGACCACGAACGAAGGGCAGTACTGGATCCCCATCTCGACGGACTTGACGCTCGGGTCTGGCTACATCACTACCATCGCGATCGCCCCCTCCAATCCGAACGTGATCTACGTTGGGACCAGCGATGGTGTCATCTCGAGAACGCTTGACGGCGGAATCACCTACTCGCAGTTCGCCTTCGCCGTGAGCCGCTATTTCACGCGCATCGCGGTGAACCCCACCAATCCGCTGCACATCGTTGCCACCGCCTCGACCTTCGGGGCGCCGACGATCACTCAGTCCACCGACGGCGGGGCGACCTTCTACTCGAGCATCAGTTCCAAGCTCGCAGGGATACCTGTCCACACCGCGCTCTTTCTCCCGGGGACGTCGACGATGATGTTCGGGACGGAGTTCGGCGTCATCCAGACGGTCGACGGTGGAACGACGTGGACGGCGGGACCGCCCGGATTCCCCAACACCGTCGTCTACGACTTGGCGTACGTCCCCGCAACCACGACGGTCGTCGCCTCGACGTACGGTCGCGGCATGTTCGCGTTCAATGTGGGACCCTCCGTGGCAGTACTTCGTGGTGACATCGATCGCGATGGTGCGATCACGGCCGCGGATGCGCTGCTGCTCCAACAGGCGCTGGTTGGCGTCGACCTGGCGCCGCTGACCCCGTATCCTCACGGTGACACAAACTGCGATAGAACGCTCGATGGGGTGGATGTGCTGCTCACTCTTCGACTTGCGGTCGGCCTGCCGAATTCCTCCAGTGCGTGCGTCGGTACGGTCGCGCGACCCGGGACCATGGAGCCCGGGCGGAGGATCACGGTCCTCGCGAACTAGTCACTCCCGAAAGTCGCCGCCTTCCGTAGGGCGTCGTACTCACCTCTGACTCCCGAAGTCGCTCCACACTGATCGCTCGCCGTGCATCCGCTCGGCGAGCGATACTTATGCGCCAAACGCGCATTCCCCCTGCATACCCTGCAACTCCATGCGCTGCCCTTGGACGTTAGGCACCGGCACGCTACCCTTGGGCCCATGACCTCCATCCGACTCATTGGCGTTCCCATGGACCTCGGCGCCTCGCGGCGCGGCGTCGACATGGGACCGTCCGCCGTCCGCTATACCGACCTCCGCGAACGCCTCGAACAACTCGGCCACTCCGTCGAGGACGCCGGCAACGTCGCCGTCCCGTTCCGCGAGGACGCGGCCAAGGGGGCCCAGCGCGGCGCCCGGTACCTGGGCGCCATTGCCGATGTCTGCACCGACGTCGCCCTCAAGGTGCGCGACGCCCTCGCCGCAGGCGCCACGCCCATCGTCCTCGGCGGCGACCACGCCCTCTCCGCCGGCTCGGTGGCCGGCGCCGCCGCCCACCTTGCCGCCAGGGAACAATCGTTAGGCGCGCTGTGGATCGACGCCCACGGCGACCTCAACACCCCCGCCACCTCGCGCTCCGGGAACGTGCACGGGATGCCGCTGGCCGCCCTCCTGGGTCACGGCGACAAGGCGATGGCGAGCATCGCCGGACGTACCGGTGCCGTGAAGGCGAGCGACGTCGCCCTGGTGGGCGTGCGCGACCTCGAGGCGTCGGAGAAGGACCACATCCGCAAGTGGAACCTCTCCGCCTTCACCATGCGCGCCCTCGACGAGCTGGGCGTCCGCAAGGTGATGGAGGACGCGCTCGCCATCGCCACCCGTTCCACGGCGGGGCTCTGGGTCTCGTTCGACATGGACGTGATCGACCCGTCCGACGCCCCGGGAGTGGGGACGCCGGTCCCCGGCGGGATCACCTATCGCGAGGCACACCTGATGATGGAGATGATCGCCGACACCGGGAAGCTGGTGGGAATGGACGTGGTGGAGGTGAACCCGGTCCTCGACGTCCACAACCGCACGGCCGAAGTGGCCCGCGAGCTGATCCTCAGCGCCTTCGGCAAGCGCATCCTCTAGCCGCCCCCTCCCGCCGCAATGCCGACGCCACGCTACGTTCCGCCCGACTTCTCCACCCGCCAGCTGCAGCATGCCCCGCCGGCGCGCACGGTGAGCGCCGAGCGGGACGGCGTGCTCCCCGAGGGATTCTTCGCCACCACCAACCTCCCCACCTACGTCAAGGGAGCCGACGGCACCTGGACCATGCCGCGCGAGCCGCGCATGGACGGCGCCCTCGTCCTCGATGCCGACGGCACGTGGTGGGTGCGCGAGGGGCGGCGCGTGCGCAAGGGCGACCGGGTGGTGGTGGGGCTCGCCGAGGATGGGACGGAAGGGGTGCTGGTCCACGCCCGCGGCTTCCAGGTGGACGACGGGGCGCACGGCGACTTCCACTTCATGTCGTCGCAGGTGTCGCGCGAGAAGCCGATCGACTACCGCCAGATTGCCCGCATGCTGGTGGAGGAGAAGCGGCGCGGCGGCTACACGATCTGGGTCACGGGGCCGGCGGTGGTGCACTCGCGCGCCCGCGACAACCTGGTCTGGTTCATCCGCAATGGCTACGTGCAGGCGCTGCTGGCCGGCAACGCGGTGGCGGTGCACGACATCGAGGCGGCCATCGTCGGGACGACGCTCGGGATGACCAGTGAAGGAGAGCCCACCGCCGGCGGACACTCGGCGCACATGCGCGCCATCAATGCGGTGCGCCGCGCCGGATCGATCGCGCAGGCGGTGCACGATGGGCTCATCACCAGCGGGATCATGCACGCCTGCGTGGTCGAGGACGTCCCGTTCGTCCTGGCCGGGTCGCTGCGCGACGACGGCCCCCTCCCCGACGTCATCACCGACATGATCGAGGCGCAGGATGCCACGCGCGCGCACACCCGGCGCTCGACGATGGCGGTGATGATCGCGACGGCGCTCCACTCCATCGCCGTCGGGAACATGCTCCCGGCGTATTACGAGGACGCCGAGCGGGGGATCTCGGAGCTCCCCACCATCTGCGTGGACGCCAGCGAGTTCCTGGTGAGCAAGCTCAAGGACCGCGGGACGCACCAGGCGGTGGGGGTGGTGACCAACGCGCAGGACTTCATGAGCATCCTGCGGGGGGCGGTCGAGCGCGAGGTGCAAGGGGGGTGACCAGCTGGTTGGGCGAGGGGAGGGGGCGATGGCGGCCAGGCGCAGGGCCGCTCGCGCGGCGGGCGCCTGGCCGATTTCGGCGGTAGCTTTGCCGGCATGACCACCACAGCCCCGTCCCACGCGGGCGCGTCGTCGCTCCCCGCGCATGCCCGGGTCGTCGTCATCGGCGGCGGCGTCATCGGCTGCTCGGTCGCCTATCACCTGGCGCACATGGGGTGCCGCGACGTCGTCCTGCTCGAGCGCCACCAGCTCACCGCCGGCACCACGTGGCACTCGGCGGGGCTGATGGTGACGTTCGGTTCCACGTCCGAGACGTCGACCGAGTTCCGGAAGTACACGCGCGAGCTGTACGCGCGCCTCGAGCAGGAGACCGGGCTCTCGACCGGCTTCAGGCCCGTGGGCTTCATCGAGTGCGCCATCGACGAGGGGCGCCTCGAGGAATACCGGCGGGTGGCGGCGTTCAACCGCTACTGCGGCGTGGACGTGCACGAGATCTCCGCCCGCCAGGTGCAAGACCTGTTCCCGGTGGCGCGCACCGACGACATCCTGGCCGGCTTCTACGTGAAGGAGGACGGCCGGGTGAACCCGGTGGACGTGACGATGGCGCTCGCCGCCGGGGCCAGGAAGCAGGGGGCGAGACTGCTCGAGGGGGTCGCGGCGACGGGGCTCGTCACCGCACGCGGGACGGTGGCCGGGGTGCGCACCTCGGCCGGCGACATCATGTGCGAGATGGTGATCAACTGCGGCGGGGCGTGGGGGCGCGAGCTGGGGCTGCACGGCGGGGTCACGATCCCGTTGCAGGCGGCGGAGCACTACTACCTGCTCACCGAGGAGATCGAGGGAATCTCGAAGTCGTGGCCGGTGCTGGAGGATCCGGCGTCGTACGGCTACTTCCGCGAGGAGGGGGGAGGGCTGATGATCGGGCTGTTCGAGCCGGTCTGCGCCCCCTGGGGCGTGGAGGGGATGCCGGCCGACTTCGCCTTCGGCGAGATCGCGCCGGACTGGGAGCGTGTGGGCCCCTATCTCGAGACGGCGATGCACCGCGTCCCGATCTCCTTCCGCACCGGGATCCGCAAGCTCTTCTGCGGCCCGGAGTCGTTCACGCCGGACCTCAGGCCGTGCCTCGGCGAGTCGCCGGAACTGCGGAACTACTTCGTCGCCGCCGGCCTCAACTCCATCGGGATCCTCACGGGCGGCGGCGTGGGGCGGGCCATGGCGCACTGGATGCTTGCCGGGCGCCCCGACTGCGACATGACGGCGTTCCACGTCGACCGGCTGCACCGCTACCAGGCCAACCCCGAGTACCGGCGCACGCGGACGGTCGAGTCGTTAGGGCTGGTGTACCAGACGCACTACCCCAACCGCTCGATGGTGACCGCGCGCGGGGCCAGGCGGAGCGCGATCCACGACCGCCTGGCGGCGCGCGGCGCCTGGTTCCGGGACGTGAGCGGATGGGAGAGCCCGGACTGGTACAGCGCCGACGGACGCACGCCCGAACCCGAGCCGCTCACCTTCGGCCGCCCGCGTTCGTGGCAGAACTGGGAGGGGGAGCACGAGGCCTGTCGCACCGGCGTGATCCTGATGGACATGTCGTTCATGGCCAAGTTCCTGGTGCAGGGGGTCGACGCCGGGCGCGTCCTCGACTGGATCTCGGCCAACCGGGTCGACGGCGCGGCGGGGCGCACGACGTATACGCAGTGGCTCAACGCCGGGGGGACGATCGAGGCCGACCTCACCGTGACCAAGCTGGAGGCGGGCTTCACGGGGGCGACCGACGAACAGGCGTTCCTCGTCGTCGCCTCGGACACCGCGCACCGACACGTCCTCACCTGGCTCAGGCGCCACACCCCGCTCGACGCGCACTGCGTCACGACCGACGTGACCGGCGCCTGGGCGCAGCTCAACGTGCAGGGGCCGCGCTCGCGCGAGCTGCTGCAGCGCCTCACCACCGCGGACCTCTCGAACGAGGCCTTCCCGTTCCGCCGCGCACGCGAGGTCGACATCGGATTTGCGCGGGTCCTGCTGGTCCGCATCACCTACCTCGGCGAGTTGGGGTACGAGCTGTACGTCCCCACCGAGCAGGCGGTGCATGTGTACGACCTCGTGGTCGAGGCGGGGCGGGAGGTGGGGATGCGCCACGCCGGTCTCAAGGCGCTTGCCTCGCTGCGGATGGAGAAGGGGTACCGCGACTACGGGCACGACATCGACAACACCGACAGTCCGCTGGAGGTGGGGCTGGGCTTCGCGGTCGACCTGCGGAAGCCCGGCGGCTTCCTCGGGAAGGAGGCGGTGCTGGCCATGAAGGCGGCGGGGGTGCGGAAGCAGCTGGTGCAGGTGCTGGTGAAGGACCCCGAGCCGCTGATGTTCCACGCCGAGGTCGTCAGGCGCAACGATGTGGCCATGGGGTACGTGCGGGCGGCGTCGTACGGGCACACGCTGGGCGGCGCGGTGGGGCTGGCGATGATCGAGCGGGCCGGCGAGCCGATCGACCAGCGGTGGCTCGATGCGGGGGCGTGGGACGTGGAGATCGCCGGGCGGCGCTACCCGGCCGTGACGTCGCTGGCGCCGCTGTATGATCCGGGGATGGCGCGCGTCAAGGGGTGACCGGCGACGTCGCCGCGACGCCCCTCGCGCGGGAGCCCCTCCCGTCAGCGCCGCTCCCGTCAGCGCCGCTCCCGCCGGTTCCGCTCGCGCAGCGTGACCGAGTTCCCCGGCGTTCCGCGCACCGTCCCGCGGCAGCGGGCGGCGCCGCAGTTGCAGGTGAAGGAGGCGCTGGTGTCGGACAGGAAGGTGGCGAAGTCGAGCGTGAGCTCCTCGCCAGGCGCAATGTCGCGCAGCGCCTGCACGTCGAGCCCCACGAACGCCGTGTTGGGGTCGCACGAATGGTTCTGCGGCGCCCACTCCGAGGGGTTGGAGTCCCACAGCACGAAGACCTCGTCGGAGAGCGGGTAGGCGTAGTGCCGGAAGCTCTCCAGCTCGGCGCGGCTCCAGGTTGCCTCGACGTGCGAGCGGGTGACGATGCGCTGGGCGCGCTCCTCGCCGTGGAAGACGATCTCCCCACGGGCAATGGGGCGGGTGGCGTGGATCCCGTAGCCGGCGATCGGCGATCCCTCGATGCGGAAGGGACGCACGCGGCGCCGGTGCCTGGCGAGCGCCTCGGCCACCATGAGCCGGGCGAAGCCGGCCTGGCCGATCCCGTCGTGCTTGAGGACGTAGTCGGCCGACCCCTCGTAGCCGTCGGCGTAGAAGATCGAGCAGCTGAAGTTCACCTCGAGGAAGTACAGGTCGCCCTTGCCGTCGAGGCGGAAGTCCATGCGCGCGTAGCCCACGGCGTCGAAGCCGTTGAAGACGTCGATCGCCGCTTCGTGCAGCTGCCGGACGAGCGCCTCGTCGGTGACCGGGACGTTGGCGTCGGGGTGCAGCTCCGACGTCTTGTGGGCGTAGGTCTTGAAGCGCGGCTCGCGGTCGAAGACCCACTCCACCGGACGAAAGGCGCGCACCTTGCCGTGCGCCGTCGCGTCGGCGATCACCAGCACGGTCAACTCGCGCCCGTCGATGTACTCCTCGACCAGGAGCTCGGGGTAGCCGGGAAGGGTGTCGGCGACCTTGGCGCGGAGCTCGTCGATGGTGGTCACGCGCGAGCGCGCGTCGATGCCGAGCGAGTCGCCGGCGTGCGCCGGCTTCACGAAGAGGGGGAACCGGAGCTTCCGGGCGGCCTCGTGCACCTGGTCCACGCTCGTCACCACCACGTGCGGCGACGTCTTCACCCCCGAGATGTGGGCGATGTACTTCATCAGGACCTTGGGCGGATCGTACAGCTCCGCGTTGGGTCCCGTGTACGGGAGTCGGAGGCGGTCGAGCGAATGGACGACGTCGATGGAAGGGATGTCCCAGTCGAGGTAGCCCTCGATGAGGTTCACGTAGAGGTCGTATCCCTGCCTCGACAGCTCCCGCAGCTGGCGAAAGGTCGTCAGCTTGTTGATCTGGACGTGCGTGACCTCGTGCGGGGCGAGGATCCGCGTGAGGTCGCGCTTGGGATCGTAGTTGCCGTAGTCCACGTCCGACCGGGAGTAGTCGGGCTGCAGGACGCAGATCTTGAGGCGCTCGCCGCTGGCCGAGGTGCTCGTGGGCGCTCCCGGCGTCATGAGGCGAGCCGCACGCTCTCCTCGGCGTGGCGCAGCGCCTCGTGC from Gemmatimonadetes bacterium SCN 70-22 includes the following:
- a CDS encoding arginase, whose amino-acid sequence is MTSIRLIGVPMDLGASRRGVDMGPSAVRYTDLRERLEQLGHSVEDAGNVAVPFREDAAKGAQRGARYLGAIADVCTDVALKVRDALAAGATPIVLGGDHALSAGSVAGAAAHLAAREQSLGALWIDAHGDLNTPATSRSGNVHGMPLAALLGHGDKAMASIAGRTGAVKASDVALVGVRDLEASEKDHIRKWNLSAFTMRALDELGVRKVMEDALAIATRSTAGLWVSFDMDVIDPSDAPGVGTPVPGGITYREAHLMMEMIADTGKLVGMDVVEVNPVLDVHNRTAEVARELILSAFGKRIL
- a CDS encoding oxidoreductase produces the protein MTTTAPSHAGASSLPAHARVVVIGGGVIGCSVAYHLAHMGCRDVVLLERHQLTAGTTWHSAGLMVTFGSTSETSTEFRKYTRELYARLEQETGLSTGFRPVGFIECAIDEGRLEEYRRVAAFNRYCGVDVHEISARQVQDLFPVARTDDILAGFYVKEDGRVNPVDVTMALAAGARKQGARLLEGVAATGLVTARGTVAGVRTSAGDIMCEMVINCGGAWGRELGLHGGVTIPLQAAEHYYLLTEEIEGISKSWPVLEDPASYGYFREEGGGLMIGLFEPVCAPWGVEGMPADFAFGEIAPDWERVGPYLETAMHRVPISFRTGIRKLFCGPESFTPDLRPCLGESPELRNYFVAAGLNSIGILTGGGVGRAMAHWMLAGRPDCDMTAFHVDRLHRYQANPEYRRTRTVESLGLVYQTHYPNRSMVTARGARRSAIHDRLAARGAWFRDVSGWESPDWYSADGRTPEPEPLTFGRPRSWQNWEGEHEACRTGVILMDMSFMAKFLVQGVDAGRVLDWISANRVDGAAGRTTYTQWLNAGGTIEADLTVTKLEAGFTGATDEQAFLVVASDTAHRHVLTWLRRHTPLDAHCVTTDVTGAWAQLNVQGPRSRELLQRLTTADLSNEAFPFRRAREVDIGFARVLLVRITYLGELGYELYVPTEQAVHVYDLVVEAGREVGMRHAGLKALASLRMEKGYRDYGHDIDNTDSPLEVGLGFAVDLRKPGGFLGKEAVLAMKAAGVRKQLVQVLVKDPEPLMFHAEVVRRNDVAMGYVRAASYGHTLGGAVGLAMIERAGEPIDQRWLDAGAWDVEIAGRRYPAVTSLAPLYDPGMARVKG